From Micromonospora echinaurantiaca:
CGGCAAGATGGCCGTCGCCTCGACGGTCCCGCTGACCAGCCGGGAGGACCTCTCCCTCGCGTACACCCCCGGGGTGGCCCGGGTGTGCGAGGCGATCGCCGCCGACGAGACCCTGGTCGACGACTACACCTGGGTGTCGCACACCGTCGCCGTCGTCACCGACGGCTCGGCCGTACTCGGGCTCGGCAACATCGGCCCGCGCGCCGCGCTGCCGGTGATGGAGGGCAAGGCGGTGCTGTTCAAGCAGTTCGCCGGCGTGGACGCGGTACCGGTCTGCCTGGACACCCAGGACGTCGACGAGATCGTGGCGGTGGTGCGGGCGCTGGCGCCGTCGTTCGGCGGGATCAACCTGGAGGACATCAGCGCCCCGCGCTGCTTCGAGGTGGAGCGCCGGCTGGACGAGGCCCTGGACATCCCGGTCTTCCACGACGACCAGCACGGCACCGCGATCGTCGTGCTGGCCGCGCTGCGCAACGCCGCCACGCTGCTCAACCGCAAGCTGGGCGACCTGCGGGTGGCGGTCAGCGGCGCCGGCGCGGCCGGCGTGGCGGTGACGAAGATGCTGCTGGCCGGGGGAGTGGACCCGGCCCGGGTGGTGGTCTGCGACTCGAAGGGGATCATCGGCCGGCACCGCACCGGGCTCACCGACACCAAGGCCGAACTGGCCGCCGTCACCAACCCCGACGGCCGGCAGGGCGACATCACCGAGGCGCTGCGCGACGCGGACGTGCTGATCGGCGTCTCCGGCGGCCGGATCTCCGAGGCCGCGGTGGCCGGGATGGCCCCCGGCGGGATCGTCTTCGCGCTGGCCAACCCGGACCCGGAGGTGCACCCCGAGGTGGCCGCCCGGCACGTCGCGGTGGTGGCCACCGGGCGCAGCGACTACCCCAACCAGATCAACAACGTGCTGGCCTTCCCCGGCGTGTTCCGGGGCGCGCTGGACGCCCGGGTCACCCGGATCACCGAGGGCATGAAGGTCGCCGCCGCCGACGCCATCGCGCAGGTGGTGGCCGAGACGCTCACCCCGGAGGCGATCGTGCCGTCCCCGCTCGACCCGCGGGTCGCCCCCGCGGTGGCCGAGGCGGTGGCCGAGGCGGCCCGCCGCGACGGCGTCGCCCGGGCCTGACCCGGGCCGAGGGCCCGTGCTGTCGCACGTCGCACAGCGCGGGGCCCTTACTCCGGCCCGTCCCGCTTGTTACCGTGCCGATCATGCGTGCCGCCTTCGCCTCCCGCTTCGACGACGCCGACCCGCTCGCCGCGCTCACCGTCGGCGAGCGGCCCGAGCCGACCCACCCGGACGACGACTGGGTCACCGTGCAGGTTCGGGCCAGTTCGCTGAACCACCACGACCTGTGGTCGCTGCGCGGGGTGGGGCTCACCGGCGACCAGTTGCCGATGATCCTCGGCTGCGACGCCGTCGGCGTCGACCCGGACGGCAACGAGGTGGTCGTCTACCCCGTGGTCGCCACCCCGGGTGACCCGCGCGGCGTCTCCATCCTCTCCGAGCACTTCCCGGGCACGCTCGCCGAGCGGGTGGCCGTACCCCGGTCGAACCTGGTGCCGCTGCCGGCCGGACTGGCCGCCACCGACGCGGCCTGCCTGCCGACCGCGTGGCTCACCGCCTGGCGGATGCTCACCACCAAGGGCCGGGTCGGCGACGCCGACGCGGTGCTGGTGCAGGGCGCCGGGGGCGGCGTCGCCACGGCCGCCGTCGCGCTCGCCGCGGCGATGGGCAAGCGGGTCTACGCGACCAGCCGGGACGCCGCCAAGCGGGAGCGGATCGCCGAGCTGGGCGCGACCGCCGTCGAGCCGGGCGCCCGGCTGCCCGAGCGGGTCGACGTGGTGATCGAGACCGTTGGCGCGGCCACCTTCGACCACTCGCTGAAGTCCGCCGCGCCGATGGCCCGGATCGTCGTCTCCGGCGCCACCGCCGGGCACGAGCCCAAGGTCAACCTGCGCCGGGTCTTCGCCATGCAGCTGGAGATCCTGGGCACTTCGATGGGCACCCCGGACGAACTGGCGGACCTGCTCGCCTTCTGCGCCGAGCACCAGGTGCGGCCGGTGGTGGACAGCGTGGTGCCGTTCAGCCGGGTCGAGGAGGCGTTCGCCCGCCTGCACTCCGGCGAGGTCTTCGGCAAGGTGGTCGTCGACCACACCGCCTGAGCCGGGGCCGCCCGGGGCGGTCAGAGGCGGTTGTCGAGGACGGCGATGTCGCCCCGCGCGGCGTCGGTGGGGATGCGCCGCTTGGCGGCCTCGTCGCCGTAGAGGGTCCAGCGCAGGAACTCGACGGTGGTGTCCGAGACCACCCGCAGCGCGGCTCCGTCGCTGAGCAGCGCCCGCCCGTGGTCGCCGTTCGGCAGGCTCAGCATCGCCTTCGGCCAGGGCACCTTGTCGTACGCCTCCTTGCCGGCGGCGTACTGGACCACCTCGTCGGCCTCGCCGTGCACGAACAGCTGCGGCGCGGCGGCGCCGGCGAACGCGGTGCCCACCCCGAGCGCGGTGCCGGCGAACACCACCCCGGCGTCGAGCCGTTCGTCCCGGCCGGCGGTGAACAGGCCGATGGTGGTCACCCCGCCGGCCGAGTGCCCGGCCGCCGCAACCCGGTCGCCGGCCAGCCGGCCCCGCAGCGGATCACCGGCCTTGCCGTCGAGGGCGAGCACCTGGGTCAGCGCGTACGACACGTCGGCGGGCTGGTTGAGCACGTCCAGCACGTTGGTGTCGGTGCCCCGGGAGGTGTGCGGGAAGGTCGGCGCGGCCACCACGAAGCCGGCCGCCGCCCACCGGGTGAGCAGCGTCTCGTAGTCGGCCGGGCGCCCGCCCAGGCCGTGGCTGAACATCACCACGGGGAACCGGCCGTCGGCGGCCCCCGCGGACCGTTCGGGCTCACCGCCGGCCTTCCCGGCCGCCGGGTACCAGACGGTCACCGGCAGCGGGCGGTCGCCGTCGCGGTTCAGCTTCAGCTGGCGTACGCCCACCGCGAAGGCCCGCTCCGGCGCGGTGCCGGCGGGTACCCGTGGTGCCGGAGTGGTCGCCGCCGGGGCCTGGGTGGGGACGGCCTGCGGGCGGGCCGGCCCGGTGTCTCCGGAGCAGCCGACCAGACCGGCGGTGAGCAGGGCGCAGGCGAGCAGGGCAGGGGTGCGGCGACGCGGCATGGCTCCGATTGTGCCCTGCCCGTCCGGGTGGCCCGCCGGAGATCGACGCACCGTGCCCACCCCGCCACCCGCGCTACGCCCCGGGCGAGGTCGCCTCGGGTCGGTGCTCCGGCGGGGCGGCGCCGAGGCGGGCCAGGTCGGCGGCGTCCTTGGCGCGGCGGGGGCGGCCGGGCATCCAGACCGGGTACATCCGCTTGAACTCGACCTGCGCCGCCACCGCGATGACCGGGACGGTCAGCGGGCCGATCCGCCCGGGCGGGCCGGCCAGCATCCCGGCCGGCAGCGGGGTGCCGGCCCACGGGCCGCCGCCGACCGTGACCCGCCCGTCGGCGTCCCGCGCCAGGTACGCGAAGCTCACCTCCACGTCGTCGCGGAACAGGTCCAGCTGGACGTCGACCGGCAGCCGCGGGTCGGGGCGCCAGCCGCGCCCGAGCAGCAGGGCGGCCAGCCGGTCGGCATCGGCACGCCAGCAGTACCAGTCGACGTCCACGTGCGGCCGGGTCACCTCGCCGAGGTGGAAGTCCACCGCCCAGCCGCCGCGCAGCCACACCTCGATACCGGCGTCGGCGGCCACCTCGACCACCTCGACGATGCTGGCCAACTGCCGCCCCGCGAGCCCTTCCACGACCACCCGCCGACCGTAACCGCGGCTCCACCTTCCCGCACCGCCGTTTCCGGCCGTCGCCCGCGCTGGTGGTTGCTCCTGTCCCGGCGGTCGCTCGGGTCTGGCCGCTGGTGCCCGACCGCTCGTGTCTGGCCGGTGGTGCGCGGGAGCCGGCGCTGGTGCCCGGCCGTCGCCGGCGGTCGCGACGGACGGGCGTGCCGGCGAGGGCGTGGCGGTCGGGCGTGTCGCGGCGGCGCGTCATAGTGTCCGGCGGGCGTGATACCCGAGAGTCATTTTGATGACTCTCAGGTATCAGTCGTTTCTGTCCGCCCGGCCCTGGCGCCCGCCATGCCGGACGGTCTGCCCGCCGCCCCGGCACCACGCGCACCCCCCCGGCGGCGCAGGGCTGCGAATGTGCCTCGGTGGTGCGGGGCCACCATGTGCCCGGAGGAGCCCGGTGGGGCGGTTCGGCCGCCACCCGTAGAGCGGCGGGGTCAGGGGGCGGGGCGGGTCTCGTAGCGGGTGAGGGCGGGGGCGTTGGCGCCGGCGGGGAGGCGGCGGGCGGCGTCCGGGTCGCCGTAGAGGTGCCAGCGGAGGAAGTCGGTGGTGGTGGCGAGGACCTGGGCGAAGCCCGGCCGGCCCGGGGTCAGGTACTCGCCGTGGCCCTGCCCGAGCACGCTCAGGAAGGCGGCCGGGCCGCCGGCGCGCCGGTAGGCCGCCCGGCCGACCGCCAGCGGCACCACCGGGTCGGCGGTGCCGTGCACGAAGAGCACCGGTGCGGCCGGCGCGGCGAAGCTCCCGGCCATCCCGCCGCCGGCGATCACGATGCCCGCCCGTAGCCGGGAGGACCGCCCCGAGGTGAACATGCCGGCGGTGGTGAACCCGCCCGCCGAGTGGCCGGCCGCGGCGAACCGGGCGACGTCCAGGTGACCGGCGAGCGGATCACCGGGCCGGGTGTCGAGGCGGACCAGGTGCCGGATCACCCGCCACCCGTCGGCCGGCTGGTGCCGCACGTCGGCCCGGTCGAACCGGCGCGTGCCGCGGCGGGTGTGCGGGTACGCCGGTGCGGCCACCACGAAGCCGGCGGCGGCCCACCGGGTGGTCACCCCGGCGTGCAGGTGCGGCAGGCTGTCCAGCCCGTGGCTGTAGAGCACCACCGGGAACCGACCCGCGGCCACCGCGTTCCCGTCCGCCGGATACCAGAGGGTGACCGGCAGCGGGCGCGCGGAGGCCGCGTCGACGGTGAGCGTACGCACGCCGACGGCGTACGTCCCGGCGGGCGCCCGGCGGGCCGGTTCCGGCGTACCGGGCGCGGCGGTGGCCGTCCCGCAACCGGCCAGCAGCGCCGTCAGCAGCGCGGCGACCAGCCGCTTGACCCCCACGATTCCACGGTAGGTGCCGGAGCGCCCGCGCGGCCCCGCCGTCCGGACCGGCTCCGTACACCACCCGGTCGCCAGTCGGTCCCCCGGCCGGCCCGACCTGACCCGGGCCGGCGCGCGCGGGGCGGTGCGCCGGGACCGGCTTGGCTAGGGTCACCGGCATGGCTGAGAACTACACCGACCCGAGCGGCAACACCGAGGCGTTCCGCGCCTTCGCCAACACCCCGGAGGCCGAGGCGCCGGCCGCCGCGTCCCGGACGCCGCTGCTGGTCGGCGCGGCGGTGGTCGCGGTCGTGCTGGTCGTCCTGGTCGCCTGGCTCGCCCTGGGCTGACCGCCCGCCACCGTCCGCGCCGAGCGACGACAGCCCACGCGGGGCCCGACCGGCCGCCTGCCTGCCCGGCGGCGGGTGGTCAGCGCGCGGTGGCGGCCAGGTCGCGGGCGGTGCGGGCGATCTCGCGCTCCTCGTCGGTGCCGATCACGCAGACGGCCACCTCGGCGCCCGGCGGCGAGATGACCCGGTCGCCGCTGCCGGCGTTGCGCTCCGGGTCGACGACGATGCCGAGCCGTTCCAGGCCGGCCAGCGCCGCCGCGCGGACCGGGGCGGCGTGCTCGCCCACCCCGGCGGTGAAGGTGATCGCGTCCACCCGGCCGAGCAGGGCGTAGTACGCGCCGACGTACCCGGTGATCCGGCGGCAGTAGACGTCGAAGGCGAGCGCGGCGGCGGGATCGCCGTCCGCCCGCCGCTGGAGCACCTCGCGCATGTCGTTGGCGCCGGTCAGGCCGAGCAGCCCGCTGCGGTGGTTGAGCAGGTCGTCGATCTCGTCCACGGAGAGTCCGCCCTCGCGGCGCAAATGGAAGATCACCGCCGGGTCCAGGTCGCCGCTGCGGGTGCCCATCACCAGCCCCTGCAACGGTGACATCCCCATCGAGGTGGCCAGGCTGCGCCCGCCGGCCACCGCGCAGGCGCTGGCCCCGTTGCCCAGGTGCAAAGTGATCGTGTTCAGCTCGTGGTACGGGCGGTCCAGCAGCTCGGCGGTGCGCCGGGAGACGTACGCGTGGGAGGTGCCGTGGAAGCCGTACCGCCGGATGCCGTACCGCTGCGCGGTGTCCCGGTCGATCGCGTAGACCTCGGCGGCCTCCGGCATGGTGTGGTGGAACGCGGTGTCGAAGACGCCGACCTGCGGGACGTCCGGCAGGGCCGCCCGGGCGACCTCGATGCCGGCCAGGTTCGCCGGGTTGTGCAGCGGGGCGAGCGGGACCAGGTCGCGGATGGCGGCCAGCACCGCGTCGTCGATCAGCACCGGCTCGGCGAACCGCCGGCCACCGTGCACCACCCGGTGCCCGACAGCGACCAGCCCGGCCAGGTCGAGCCGGCCGAGGATGTCGCGGACGGCCGTCTCGTGGTCGGCCGGCCCGCCGCCGGGCTCGCCGATCCGCTCCACGGTGCCCTTGTCGCGTATCTCGTCACCGTCGTAGAGCCGGTACTTGACCGACGACGACCCGCAGTTGAGGACGAGGACGCGGCTCATGCCGGCACCACCGTGCTGAGCCTGATGTTCCGCTCTACTCATGCGACCTCCGCGCTGGCCTGGATGGCGGTGATCGCCACCGTGTTGACGATGTCCGGCACGGTCGCGCCGCGGGACAGGTCGTTGACCGGCCGGCGCAGGCCCTGCATCACCGGCCCGACGGCCACCGCACCGGCCGAGCGCTGCACCGCCTTGTATGTGTTGTTGCCGGTGTTCAGGTCGGGGAAGATGAAGACCGTCGCCCGGCCGGCGACCTCGCTGCCGGGCAGCTTTGTCGCCGCCACCGCTGGGTCGATCGCCGCGTCGTACTGGATGGGCCCCTCCACCAGCAGGTCCGGGCGGCTCTCGCGGACCAGTTTGGTGGCCGCCGCGACCTTCTCCACGTCCTCGCCCGCGCCCGAGGTGCCGGTGGAGTAGGAGAGCATGGCGACCCGGGGCTCGATGCCGAACCGGGCGGCGGTGTCGGCCGACGAGATTGCGATGTCGGCGAGCTGGCCGGCGTCCGGGTCGCGGTTGACCGCGCAGTCGCCGTAGACCAGCACCCGGTCGGCGAGCAGCATGAAGAAGACGCTGGACGCGACCGAGACGCCCGGCACGGTGCGGATGATCTCGAACGCCGGGCGGATGGTGGCGGCGGTGGTGTGCGTCGCACCGGAGACCATGCCGTCGGCGTGCCCGGTCTGCACCATCAGCGTGCCGAAGTAGTTCGGCTGGGCCACGATGTCGTGCGCCAGCTCGGCGGTGACGCCGCGGTGGGCGCGCAGCTTCGCGTACTCGACGGCGAACTCGTCGCGCCACTCGCTGGTCACCGGGTCGACCACCCGCGCCCCGCCGATGTCGATGCCCAGCTCCCGGGTACGCCGGGCGATGTCGTCGGGGCGGCCGAGCAGGGTCAGGTCGGCGACGTTGCGGCGCAGCAGGATTTCCGCGGCGCGCAGGATGCGTTCCTCCGCCCCCTCCGGCAGCACCACGTGCCGGCGCTGGGTCCGGGCCCGGTCGATCAGGTCGTACTCGAACATCAGCGGGGTGACCCGGGCGGACCGGCTGACCCGCAGCCGACGGGACAGGTCGTCGGTGTCCACGCAGCGTTCGAAGGCGCCGAGCGCGGCCTCCACCTTGCGCGGGTTGCCGGCGCTCAGCCGGCCCTCGATCCGGCTGGACGCGGCCACCGTGTCGTAGCTGTCGCTGGTCACCGAGAGCACGGCGAGCCCGGTGTTCAGCCCCTCGAACAGCCGCATCGCCCGCGGGTCGGGCTGCTCGCCGAGGGTGAGCACCAGTCCGGCCACCGACACCTGCCCGGCCACGTGCGCGGCGCTGGCGGCCACCAGCAGGTCGTCCCGGTCCCCGGGGGTGATCACCAGGGCGCCGTCGGTGAGGTGGTCCAGCAGGGTCGGCACGTGCGCCGCGCCCACCACGTAGTCGAGCACGTCCCGGCCGAGCGCGGCGTCGTCCCCGGCGAGCAGGGTGGCGCCGAGCGCCGCCGCCACCTCGGCCACCGTCGGCGCCGACACGCTCGGCACCTCCGGGATGGCGTACGCCGGAACCGGCAGCTCGGGCAGGGGCATCGGCTCGGGCACCCGGTTGGCGATCACCGCCAGCACGGTGGCGCCCAGGTCCGCCAGGTCGTGGTACGCCCCGCGCACCGCGGCCGCGATGGCCGCCGGTTCCTGCCCGAAGCCGTCCACCACCGGCACCACGACGCTCCCGAACTCGGTCGCCAGCCGGGCGTTGAAGGCCAGCTCGCGGGGGCCGGCGCCGTCACCGCCGTCGGCGAAGTCGCTGCCCACCACGACCACCGCCGGGCACCGCCGTTCCACCGCCCGGTAGCGCTCGACGATCCGGGAGATCAGCTCCTCCCGCCGCCCGTCGGCGACCAGGGTGGTCGCCTCGGCGTACGTGGTGCCGGAGAGGTCGGCCAGCGGCGGCTCGATCCGGTAGCGCTCGCTGAGCAGGGCGAGGATCGGATCGGGGCCGGTGCCGCCGACCAACGGCCGGAACGCGCCGATCCGCTCGACCTGCCGGGACAACAGCTCCGCCAGGCCGAGGGCGATGGTCGACTTGCCCCCGCCGGAACCCACGCTGGTCAGGTACACACTCCGGGCCACACACTCACCCTAGAAGATCTTCGGGCGGCCGGCCGGGGTCCCGACGGCCCAACTTCGCCGGGCGGTCGCCTCTTGCGCTCCCGTCCCCGGCCGGCCGTCCGGCGGGGCCAGCCGCGGTGCCGGCGGGGCGAGGACGTCAGCCGTGGTGGTGGTGGGTCGGCAGCGTGCGGGGCACCGACGCCTCGGTGCCGGGCCGCACGATCACGAACTGGCCCATCATGCCCTTGTCCTCGTGCCGGAGGATGTGGCAGTGGTACATGTACGGCGTCTTCGGGTCGGTGAAGTGGCCGAACTGGACGGCGAGCCGCACCGTCGACTTGCCGGGAACGAACACCGTGTCCTTCGGCCCCCGCAGGTACGCCGGCGGCTGCTGCCCGTCGATGTCCAGGACCTCGAACGCCACCTCGTGGATGTGGAAGTTGTGGGCGTAGACGGTGTTCTCGACGTGCCAGATCTCCGTCGCCCCCGCCGGCACCACCTCGTCGATCCGGGCCATGTCCATCTCCCGCCCGTTGATCTCGTCGCTGCCGCTGAGCCGGAACCTGCGCTCCCGGGCGTCGGCGGGCACCTCGATGCGCGGCGTCGCGGCCAGCCGCCCCGGCACCGGAGGACGCGGGGTGAGCCGGTCCGCCGCGACGAACTTCAGCAGGTCGTAGTCACCTTCGTCGATGCCGTTGTCGCCGGCGACGCTGCGCAGCACGACCTGGTCGCGCGGGGCGAATTCGACCAGGATCTCCAGCCGCTCGCCCGGGCTCAGCTGCACGCGCTCGACCGGCACCGGTGCCGCCAGCAGCCCGGCGTCGGTGCCGATGACGTGGAATCGCCGCCGGTCGGCGAACTCGACGTGGTACATCCGGGCGCTGGAGCCGTTGAGGATGCGGAGCCGGACCAGCGTCGTGGTGACCTCGAAGAAGGGGTCGTGGACGCCGTTGACCAGGATCTGGTCGCCGATGAGCCCCCACGTCGGCTTGGGGTCCTCCAGCAGCACGCCGTTCGGGTCGAGGATCTTGTCCTGCAGGACGAGCGGGACGTCGTCCACGCCGTACGTCGACGGTAGCCCCAGCGCGGCCGTCGCCGGGTCGTCGAGGAGGAACAGCCCGGCCAGGCCGCGGTAGACGTGCGCGGCGGTGGTGCCGTGCGGGTGCGGGTGGTACCAGGAGGTGGCGGCCGGCTGGTCGATCGTCCAGCGGGGCGTCCAGGTGCCACCCGGCTCGATCATCTGGTGCGGGCCGCCGTCCATCGCGGCGGGCAGCCGCATGCCGTGCCAGTGCACGGTGCTCGGCTCACCGAGCTTGTTGTGCACCCGCATCGCGACGCGGTCGCCCCGCTTCGCCCGCACCGTCGGGCCGAGGAAGGGGCCGTTGAACCCCCACGTCGCGGTCGGCCTGCCGGGGAGCAACTCCGTCCGCCCCGCCTGCATGGTCAACGAGAACTGCCTCGTGCCGTCCTTCGTCACGACCGGTTCGAGCAGCGGCGGCACCCGCAGCCGGTTGGCGAAGGTCAGGGTGCCGGAGTTGCCCTTCGAAGCCGAGCCGGGGCTGCCACAGCCGGCGAGGGCGGCCAGGCCGGCGAACACAAGAAGATCACGACGCTTCACGAGGAAGATCGTTCCGCACTGGACAGAGCGCGTCATCCGGGTTGTACCCGGACCGCCCCCGGACGGACGGTCCCTGATGCCCGGCGCCGGCGGACGGGTTACTCGTCGTCGGGGTCGTCGAGGCGGGCCAGGTAGGTGGCGAGGCGTTCGATCGGGGTCTCGAACTCGGGGTTGAGGTCGACGAAGTCGCGCAGGCGCTCGCCGAGCCACTCCATGCTGACCTGCTCGTCGCCCCGGCGTTCGACGAGTTCCTCGATGCCGCGGTCGGTGAAGTACATGCTTCGTCCTCGTGATGTCGTCCGGCGGGCGGCCGGTGGTGTGCGGGGGGCCGACGCGAGGCGGGGCAGAGCCGTCGTGGTGACGGGCTCTGCCCCGGTGCTCGGCGGTGCGGTCAGGTCACGGGCGGGGCAGCGCCGCCTCGAGCAGGGCGTTCTGCTCCACCTCGTGCATCTTGGCGGAGCCGACGGCCGGCGCGGCGGCGGCCGGGCGGGAGATCCGGCGCAGCCGGACGTCCGCCAGGTGCTCCAGCAGGTTGAGCGCGACGAACGACCAGGCGCCCTGGTTGGCCGGCTCCTCCTGCACCCAGGCGAAGTCCTCCGCGTTCGGGTACTCCGCCAGGGCGGCGCGGATCTCCTCCACCGGCATCGGGTAGAGCTGCTCCAGCCGGATGATCGCGGTGTCGGTGATGCCGCGCTCCTGCCGGGCCTGGAGCAGGTCGTAGTAGACCTTGCCCGAGCAGAGCAGCACCCGCTTCACGCCCTGCGGCGCCGGGGCGGCCGAGTCCCGCAGCACCGGCTGGAAGGTGCCGGTGGTGAAGTCCTCGACCGGGGAGACGCAGAGCTTGTGTCGCAGCAGCGACTTCGGCGTGAACACCACCAGCGGCTTGCGCTTCGGCGAGAGGGCCTGGCGGCGCAGCAGGTGGAAGTAGTTCGCCGGGGTGGTCGGGATGGCCACCCGCATGTTGTCCTCGGCGCACATCTGCAGGAACCGCTCCGGCCGGCCGGAGGTGTGGTCGGGGCCCTGGCCCTCGTGGCCGTGCGGCAGCAGCAGGGTGACCGCGGAGCGCTGGCCCCACTTCACCTCGCCCGAGGAGATGAACTCGTCGATCACCGACTGGGCGCCGTTGACGAAGTCGCCGAACTGGGCCTCCCAGCAGACCAGCGCGTTGATGTTCTCCACCGAGTAGCCGTACTCGAAGCCCATCGCGGCGTACTCGCTGAGCAGCGAGTCGTGCACGAAGAACCGGGAGCGCTCGCCGTCGCCGGTCAGCGACTGCAGCGGGAGGTGGTCCTGGCCGGTCCGCGCGTCCACGATCGAGGCGTGCCGCTGGACGAAGGTGCCCCGGCGGGAGTCCTGCCCGGCGAGCCGGACGGTGACCCCGTCGTGCAGCAGCGCGCCGAACGCGATGATCTCGCCGAAGCCCCAGTCGATGTTGCCCTCGACGGACATCTTGGCCCGCCGGTCGAGCAGCTGCTGGATCCGCTTGTGCGGGGTGAAGCCCTCCGGCAGGTTGACGTGCGCCTCGCCGATCGCCTTGACCACGGCGGCGTCGGTCGCGGTGTCCACCTGCGGCTCCGGCTCCTCCTCGCGCTTGGGGCGGCTGAGCTGGCGCGGCGTGGTGGCCGCGTCGCGGGTGGCCTTGAAGACCCGCTCCAGCTGCGCCTGGTAGTCGCGCAGCAGCTCCTCCGCGTCCTCGACGGTGATGTCGCCGCGGCCGATCAGCTCCTCGGTGTAGAGCTTGCGGACCGAGCGCTTCGAGTCGATGATCTTGTACATCTGCGGGTTGGACATCGACGGGTCGTCGCCCTCGTTGTGCCCGCGCCGCCGGTAGCAGACCATGTCGATCACGACGTCCTTGTTGAACGCCTGGCGGTACTCGAAGGCCAGCCGGGCCACCCGGACCACGGCCTCCGGGTCGTCGCCGTTGACGTGGAAGATCGGCGCCTGGATCATCCGGGCCACGTCGGTGCTGTAGAGGCTGGAGCGGGAGTACTCCGGCGCGGTGGTGAAGCCGACCTGGTTGTTGACCACCACGTGCACGGTGCCGCCGGTGCGGTAGCCGCGCAGCTGGGACAGGTTGAGCGTCTCGGCCACCACGCCCTGGCCGGCGAAGGCGGCGTCGCCGTGCACCGCCAGCGGCAGCACGGTGTAGCCCTCCAGCTTGAGGTCTATCCGGTCCTGCTTGGCCCGGACGATGCCCTCCAGCACCGGGTCGACGGCCTCCAGGTGTGACGGGTTCGCCACCACCGAGACCTTGACCGCGTGCTCGCCGTCCGGCGTGGTGAACTTGCCGTTCTGACCGAGGTGGTACTTCACGTCGCCCGAGCCCTGGGTGGAGCGCGGGTCCAGGTGTCCCTCGAACTCGGAGAAAATCTTCTCGTACGGCTTGCCGACGATGTTGGCGAGCACGTTGAGCCGGCCGCGGTGGGCCATGCCGATGACGACC
This genomic window contains:
- a CDS encoding multifunctional oxoglutarate decarboxylase/oxoglutarate dehydrogenase thiamine pyrophosphate-binding subunit/dihydrolipoyllysine-residue succinyltransferase subunit, with protein sequence MSTQQTSQENPLAGFGPNEWIVEEMYQRYLADPKSVDSAWHDFFADYRPGPGAATPREGQPTAPAVRPEPDGQPEATAKVAQPPAAAKPAEPKPAAKRAAKPAAAKTAPAKPAQPKPAPAKAAQPTATGPQTTPLRGVAARIVQNMDASLTVPTATSVRAVPAKLLVDNRIVINNHLTRGRGGKVSFTHLIGYALVRALAQHPEMNNSFAEVDGKPAMVRPEHVNLGIAIDLVKPDGSRNLVVPSIKACEQMDFRQFWQAYEDVVRRARRNELTMEDYAGTTISLTNPGGIGTVHSMPRLMQGQSAIIGVGAMEYPAPYQGMSEATLAELAVSKVITLTSTYDHRIIQGAQSGEFLKVMHELILGEHGFYDQIFTSLRIPYEPVRWMRDVAVDSEGQINKTARVHELIHAYRVRGHLMADTDPLEFKIRKHPDLDVLQHGLTLWDLDRTFPVNGFAGKQRMKLREILGVLRDSYCRRVGIEYMHIQDPEERRWIQERVERKYEKPSPDEQKHVLNRLNAAEAFETFLQTKYVGQKRFSLEGGESLIPLLGEVLEASAEGGLDEVVIGMAHRGRLNVLANIVGKPYEKIFSEFEGHLDPRSTQGSGDVKYHLGQNGKFTTPDGEHAVKVSVVANPSHLEAVDPVLEGIVRAKQDRIDLKLEGYTVLPLAVHGDAAFAGQGVVAETLNLSQLRGYRTGGTVHVVVNNQVGFTTAPEYSRSSLYSTDVARMIQAPIFHVNGDDPEAVVRVARLAFEYRQAFNKDVVIDMVCYRRRGHNEGDDPSMSNPQMYKIIDSKRSVRKLYTEELIGRGDITVEDAEELLRDYQAQLERVFKATRDAATTPRQLSRPKREEEPEPQVDTATDAAVVKAIGEAHVNLPEGFTPHKRIQQLLDRRAKMSVEGNIDWGFGEIIAFGALLHDGVTVRLAGQDSRRGTFVQRHASIVDARTGQDHLPLQSLTGDGERSRFFVHDSLLSEYAAMGFEYGYSVENINALVCWEAQFGDFVNGAQSVIDEFISSGEVKWGQRSAVTLLLPHGHEGQGPDHTSGRPERFLQMCAEDNMRVAIPTTPANYFHLLRRQALSPKRKPLVVFTPKSLLRHKLCVSPVEDFTTGTFQPVLRDSAAPAPQGVKRVLLCSGKVYYDLLQARQERGITDTAIIRLEQLYPMPVEEIRAALAEYPNAEDFAWVQEEPANQGAWSFVALNLLEHLADVRLRRISRPAAAAPAVGSAKMHEVEQNALLEAALPRP
- a CDS encoding multicopper oxidase family protein; this encodes MKRRDLLVFAGLAALAGCGSPGSASKGNSGTLTFANRLRVPPLLEPVVTKDGTRQFSLTMQAGRTELLPGRPTATWGFNGPFLGPTVRAKRGDRVAMRVHNKLGEPSTVHWHGMRLPAAMDGGPHQMIEPGGTWTPRWTIDQPAATSWYHPHPHGTTAAHVYRGLAGLFLLDDPATAALGLPSTYGVDDVPLVLQDKILDPNGVLLEDPKPTWGLIGDQILVNGVHDPFFEVTTTLVRLRILNGSSARMYHVEFADRRRFHVIGTDAGLLAAPVPVERVQLSPGERLEILVEFAPRDQVVLRSVAGDNGIDEGDYDLLKFVAADRLTPRPPVPGRLAATPRIEVPADARERRFRLSGSDEINGREMDMARIDEVVPAGATEIWHVENTVYAHNFHIHEVAFEVLDIDGQQPPAYLRGPKDTVFVPGKSTVRLAVQFGHFTDPKTPYMYHCHILRHEDKGMMGQFVIVRPGTEASVPRTLPTHHHHG
- a CDS encoding DUF6104 family protein: MYFTDRGIEELVERRGDEQVSMEWLGERLRDFVDLNPEFETPIERLATYLARLDDPDDE